The genomic stretch GCTGGATGGCTCGGACGCCGTTTCCGACTGGCCGCTGCTGAATGCGCTGCTCAACACCGCGAGCGGCGCCACCTGGGTCTCGCTGCATCATGGCGGCGGCGTCGGCATGGGCTATTCGCAGCATGCGGGCATGGTGATCGTGGCCGATGGCACGCCCGATGCCGCGCGCCGCCTGGCCCGCGTGCTCTGGAATGACCCGGCGACGGGTGTCATGCGCCATGCCGATGCGGGCTATGACATCGCGCTCGATTGCGCGCGGGAACAGGGGCTGGATCTGCCTGCCATCCTGAAATAGCCCGCTGCCAATGCAGATCCTGTTTCTCCATCAGAACTTCCCGGGGCAGTATCGCCACTTGGCCAGCGCCATGGCGGCCCGAAAGGGCACTAGCGTCGTGGCACTCGGGCAGAATGAAACGCCGATCATCCCCGGCATCACCCAGCTGCGCTACAAACCGCCCGAGCCCGGCAAGACCACGCCCCACCCCTATCTGGTGCGCACCGAGGGCCATATCAGGCATGGTCAGGCCGCCGCCCGTGCGGCGCTGCAACTGCGCGACAAGGGCTTCCGCCCCGACCTGATCTGCGCGCATCCCGGCTGGGGCGAGGGGCTTTTCCTGCGCGACGTCTTTCCAGACGCCAAGATGATTTTCTACTGGGAGTATTTCTTCCAGTCCAAGGGTGGCGATATCGGCTTTGATCCGCCTGGCGTTGCCGTCAGCCTCGATGAGGCGGCGCGGACACGGGTGCAGAACACCATCCAGCTCATCCAGCTCGAAGCCGCCGACTGGGGCGTTTCACCGACGCGCTGGCAATGGTCCCGCTATCCGGAATGGGCGCGCAGCCGCATCTCGGTGATCCATGAGGGCATTGATACCGCCATCGCGACACCCGGGGGGGTGGCGGAATACCGCCTGCCGGATGGCCGCCTGCTGACGCGCGAGGATGAGGTGGTGACCTATGTCGCGCGCAACCTGGAGCCGTATCGCGGCTTCCCGCAATTCATGCGCGCGCTGCCCGCCTTGCAACGGCTCCGGCCCCAGCTGCAGGTTGTGGTCGTGGGCAGCGACGGCGTCTCCTACGGCCGCCCGCCGGCCGAGGGCGGAAGCTGGCGGGAGGTGATGCTGCGGGAGATGGAGGGGAAGATCGACCTCTCACGCGTGCACTTCGTGGGGCGGGTGCCCTATGGGCAATTGCTCAGCCTTTTTCGGTTGACCCGCGTGCATCTCTATCTGACCTACCCCTTTGTCCTGTCATGGTCCATGTTGGATGCCATGGCATGTGGGGCCGCCATCCTGGGCTCGGCAACGCCGCCGGTGCTGGAGGTCATCGAGGATGGCGTGAATGGCCGGCTGGTGGATTTCTTCGACCACGCGGCGATGGCCGAAAAACTGGCCGGCATGCTGGCCGATCCCGAGAGCCAGGTCCCCATCAAGGCAGCCGCGCGGCAGCATGTGCTGGCGCATTACGACCTGGCGCGGGTCTGCCTGCCGCAGCAAATCGCCATGCTGGATGCCGTCGCGGCGGGCAGGATGCAACCCGAGCCGGCCGTCTCCTTGCCGGCCTGAGGTAAAAAGCGCCCCGCGCGCGGGTCAGGTTCAATCGCCAAGGTCAATCGTAGGTGTGGGCGACCCTGGGATCATCCATGCGGCGGAGGAAGTCCAGGAACCAGGCGTAGCGCTTGTTGAGCACCCGGATCGTCTCCGGCTGCAATTCGACCTTGTGCCGCCCGGGGGCCGTGTCCGCGCCACTCAGGGGATGCCCGACCCAATTCGGATTGGCGGTCGCTCCCCCGGCGTTTTCCCGCGCGATGGCCTGGCGCTGCTTGCGCCCCCAATCCGAGGGCGCCACGCCCAGAAATTCCGAAATCCGCGCGATCACCTCGTCAAAATGCAGGCAATACATGGCGTAGCCGGTGAAGATGCGATCAGGTGGTGCAATGCGACGGGCGGCTTCAAAAAAACCCTTGAGCATCTGGCGGTTATCATAGCGCAGGGCGAAGGCGTCGATGCCCTCCTTGGCGGCGAGTTCGTGGCGTCGCTGCTTTTCTTCCGCTGTTTCATGATGGTTTGGATGGCTGAATTGCCAATGGAATTGATTGCAGATCAAATCTCTTGGGTCCCGCGCATTCAGTATGAAGCGATAATTGGCAAAATTCATGTTGTGGTTGAAATACTGTGGAGTATTATGGAGGATCAGTGCGTCATGCTCAGGCGGAGATTCGTGCATGAGGTCTTTCAGGCGACGGTTCTCGTGAAACGTCTCAAGCCATTTCTCACGGCGGTATTGACGCCGTGCGATTGCGTTGATGGCGCGCAGCTGTGACCCCGTCGCACTGGTCGGGGTGGAGAGAAAAATGACGCTTCTAGCCATGTCCAATATCACGTGCCTGATCGAAACTCGCGGCGGCTGCCACATCTGCTCTCATGCCGGGCGCGTTTTCGCCCGGGGCTGAACATCCAGGCCGGGCTTGCGGCCACGATGGCGGGTTCCCCCCGCCGGCATGCGAAGTCTTTGCGAGATTACGTGTTCCATGACGCGATGGACAGAGCCGCTGTGCCACCCCACAAAGCGGCATGAGCCTCATTCTCTCCGATATCCGCCACCGCTATGGCGAGCGTGAAGTGCTGCGCGGCATCACCATCGCCGTGGCAAAGGGCGAGATCGTCTGCCTGCTTGGCCCCTCCGGGGATGGCAAGACCACGCTGC from Sediminicoccus sp. KRV36 encodes the following:
- a CDS encoding glycosyltransferase gives rise to the protein MAARKGTSVVALGQNETPIIPGITQLRYKPPEPGKTTPHPYLVRTEGHIRHGQAAARAALQLRDKGFRPDLICAHPGWGEGLFLRDVFPDAKMIFYWEYFFQSKGGDIGFDPPGVAVSLDEAARTRVQNTIQLIQLEAADWGVSPTRWQWSRYPEWARSRISVIHEGIDTAIATPGGVAEYRLPDGRLLTREDEVVTYVARNLEPYRGFPQFMRALPALQRLRPQLQVVVVGSDGVSYGRPPAEGGSWREVMLREMEGKIDLSRVHFVGRVPYGQLLSLFRLTRVHLYLTYPFVLSWSMLDAMACGAAILGSATPPVLEVIEDGVNGRLVDFFDHAAMAEKLAGMLADPESQVPIKAAARQHVLAHYDLARVCLPQQIAMLDAVAAGRMQPEPAVSLPA
- a CDS encoding sulfotransferase domain-containing protein, producing MARSVIFLSTPTSATGSQLRAINAIARRQYRREKWLETFHENRRLKDLMHESPPEHDALILHNTPQYFNHNMNFANYRFILNARDPRDLICNQFHWQFSHPNHHETAEEKQRRHELAAKEGIDAFALRYDNRQMLKGFFEAARRIAPPDRIFTGYAMYCLHFDEVIARISEFLGVAPSDWGRKQRQAIARENAGGATANPNWVGHPLSGADTAPGRHKVELQPETIRVLNKRYAWFLDFLRRMDDPRVAHTYD